GTCATCGCCGCCCGCATCTCGGATCGAGTGAAGCGCCGCCAGATCTTCGTGCCGTTCCACTTCCGCGAGGCGGCCGCCAACCTCCTGACGAACCCCGCGCTCGACCCGTACGCCAAGATCCCGGAGTTCAAGATCTGCGCGGTGCGGGTGGAGAGGGTGCCTCAGGGTGCGCCCACGGCGTTTCACGGCGGCCGCGGCTGAAGCCGCGGCTCGGCGACTGTCCCTGAAGTGACGCCCTAACCATGGACCTCGGGATCGCCGGACGCGCTGCGTTCGTGGGCGGCTCATCGTCCGGTCTCGGCAAGGCCATCGCTACGACGCTGGCGGCGGAAGGCGCGCGGGTCGCCGTGAACGGGCGCGACGCCGCCAGGTGCGATGCCGTGGCCGCCGGGATCCGCGCTGCGACCAACACCGACGCGGTCTCCTTCCCCGGTGACGTGGCCGATCCGCGAACGGCCGAGCAGCTGGTGCTCGCTGTCACTGAGAAGTTCGGGCGCCTGGACATCCTGGTGTGCAACGCCGGTGGCCCGCCGGCGACCACCTTCGCGGAAGCGCCGCCCGAGGCTTGGCAGCGCGCCCTGGAGCTGTCGCTGCTATCCACGATCCACCTCGCCAGGGCCGCCGTGCCGATCATGAAGCGGGCCAGGTGGGGCCGTATCGTCTGCCTCACCTCGGTCGCGGCGCGGCAGCCACTCGCCAACCTCATCCTCTCATCCACCGCCCGCGCGGGCGTGCTCGGCTTCGCCAAGAGCCTGTCGGACGAAGTGGGATCGGACGGCATCCTGGTGACCTGCGTCTGTCCCGGCTACTTCAAGACCGACCGCGTGAAGGACCTCGCCGCCGACCGCGCCAGGCGCCAGGGGAAGACGCAAGAGGAAGTGCTGGCGTCGCAGATCGCCGGGGTGCCGCTCAAGCGGATGGGCGATCCCGACGAGCTGGCCTCCGCGGTCGCCTTCCTCGCGTCCGAACGAGCCTCCTATATTACCGGCGCCGTGTTGTCGGTCGACGGCGGGTATCTGCGCGCCATCAGCTAGCAGTCTGACGTTTGCAGTAGTGGGCAGACGCCGCAGACGCGGCAGTGGTTGGCAGTAAGCGGCGAGCAGGCCGTCCCTCTCCACTTCCGCCGATTCCGAGGCTCGATGAAGGCGATCGTCAAAGCGTCCGCGGGTCCTGGGCTGGTCGTGCGCGACGTGCCGAAGCCCGCGTGCGGTCCCGCCGACGTCCTGATCGAGGTCCACCACGCCGGCGTCTGCGGCACCGACCTCCACATAGCCGAGTGGGACGCGTGGGCAGAGGGGCGCATCAAGCCGCCGCTGGTATTGGGTCACGAGTTCGCGGGCGAAGTGGTCGAGGTGGGGAGCGCCGTGCGCGGCGAGTTCGAGCCCGGGCAGCTCGTCACCGCCGAAGGGCACATCGTATGTGGGCACTGCCTGCAGTGCCGGACCGGCAACGGGCACATCTGCAAGCGCACCTCGATCATCGGCGTGGACCGCGCCGGCGCTTTCGCCGAGTTCATCGCAATGCCGGCGACCAACGTGATGCAGCTCGACGGCATCCCCACCGAGATCGGCGCGATCATGGACCCGATGGGGAACGCGTTCCACACGGTCCTCAGCGCGGAGATCCCGGGCAGCGTGGTGCTGGTGCTGGGTTGCGGGCCGATCGGCTGCTTCGCGGTGGGGATAGCTCGGGCCGCGGGCGCCAAGGCGGTGATCGCGGTGGACGTGAACCCGAAGCGGCTCGCCCTCGCCGAGAAGATGGGCGCGACCCGAGCCATGCGCCCGGCCGAGGACGTCGAGGCCGCGGTGATGGAGTTGTCGGAGGGCAACGGCGCCGACGTGGTGTGCGAGATGTCGGGCGCGGTGAGCGCGCTCCACGGCGCCTTCAAGCTGGTGCGCAACGGCGGCCGGGTGCAGCTCCTGGGCATCCCCCACGGCGAGGTGCCGATCGACTTCGCCACCGAGATCATCTTCAAGGGGATCACCATCTACGGCGTCATCGGCCGCAGGATGTACGAGACCTGGAACCAGATGCAGCGGTTCCTGCGGTCCGGCCTCTTCGACCCCAGGCCCGTCATCACGCACCGCTTCCCCCTCGAACAGATCGACGATGCGCTCGCCGCCATCCGGAGCGGCGACGCCGGCAAGGTCATCCTCTCCATCGGATCCTGAGCGCCATGAACAGCAGCCTCACCCAGCGGCTCCAGTCGGAGCTGGACGAGTTCAAGCGGGGTGGCGTCTACAAGCGCCTCAACTACCTCGAAGCCCCGCAGAGCGCGGTGACGAAGATGGAGGGCCGCGGCGATGTCGTGATCCTCTCGTCGAACAACTACCTCGGCCTCTGCGACGTGCCGGAAGTCATCGCCGCGGGCAAGGCGGCGCTCGACAAGTACGGCGCGGGCACCGGCTCGGTGCGCTTCATCTGCGGCACGTTCACCGTCCACCGCGAGCTGGAAGCCGGGCTGGCCGAGCTGGTCGGAACCGAGGCGTCGCTCTCGTACGTGAGCTGCTGGAACGCGAACGAAGGACTCTGCCCCACCCTGCTCGGAGAGCAGGACTGGGTGATCTCCGACCAGCTCAACCATGCGTCCATCATCGACGCGGTGCGACTCGCCAAGGTGATCACGAAGTGCCAGTCGGCGGTCTACCAGCACTCCGACATGGCTGACCTCGAGGAGAAGCTGGTCGCTGCCAGGGGCGCGCGCACCAGGCTCATCTTCACCGACGGCATCTTCTCGATGGAAGGCGACGTCGTCAAGCTGGCCGACATCCTGGAGCTGGCGAGGAAGTACGACGCGGTGGTGGCGGTGGACGACTCGCATGCCACAGGGGTGCTCGGCAAGACGGGCCGCGGCACCGCCGAGCATGCGGGCGTGCTGGGGCATGTCGACATCATCACCAGCACCCTTGGAAAGGCGCTGGGCGGGGCGGCGGGCGGATTCACAGCGGCGTCGGCCGCGCTGTGCGACTACCTGACGCAGCGCTCGCGGCCCCAGCTCTTCTCCAACGCGCTGCCGCCCACCGTAGCGGGGAGCGCGCTGGCCGCGGTGCAGTACCTCGAGAGCCACCCGGAACGCGTCACGCGGCTGCACGAGAACGCGCGCTATTTCCGGTCGGCGTTGATCGAGGCGGGATTCA
The Gemmatimonadales bacterium genome window above contains:
- a CDS encoding SDR family oxidoreductase — protein: MDLGIAGRAAFVGGSSSGLGKAIATTLAAEGARVAVNGRDAARCDAVAAGIRAATNTDAVSFPGDVADPRTAEQLVLAVTEKFGRLDILVCNAGGPPATTFAEAPPEAWQRALELSLLSTIHLARAAVPIMKRARWGRIVCLTSVAARQPLANLILSSTARAGVLGFAKSLSDEVGSDGILVTCVCPGYFKTDRVKDLAADRARRQGKTQEEVLASQIAGVPLKRMGDPDELASAVAFLASERASYITGAVLSVDGGYLRAIS
- the tdh gene encoding L-threonine 3-dehydrogenase gives rise to the protein MKAIVKASAGPGLVVRDVPKPACGPADVLIEVHHAGVCGTDLHIAEWDAWAEGRIKPPLVLGHEFAGEVVEVGSAVRGEFEPGQLVTAEGHIVCGHCLQCRTGNGHICKRTSIIGVDRAGAFAEFIAMPATNVMQLDGIPTEIGAIMDPMGNAFHTVLSAEIPGSVVLVLGCGPIGCFAVGIARAAGAKAVIAVDVNPKRLALAEKMGATRAMRPAEDVEAAVMELSEGNGADVVCEMSGAVSALHGAFKLVRNGGRVQLLGIPHGEVPIDFATEIIFKGITIYGVIGRRMYETWNQMQRFLRSGLFDPRPVITHRFPLEQIDDALAAIRSGDAGKVILSIGS
- a CDS encoding glycine C-acetyltransferase; translation: MNSSLTQRLQSELDEFKRGGVYKRLNYLEAPQSAVTKMEGRGDVVILSSNNYLGLCDVPEVIAAGKAALDKYGAGTGSVRFICGTFTVHRELEAGLAELVGTEASLSYVSCWNANEGLCPTLLGEQDWVISDQLNHASIIDAVRLAKVITKCQSAVYQHSDMADLEEKLVAARGARTRLIFTDGIFSMEGDVVKLADILELARKYDAVVAVDDSHATGVLGKTGRGTAEHAGVLGHVDIITSTLGKALGGAAGGFTAASAALCDYLTQRSRPQLFSNALPPTVAGSALAAVQYLESHPERVTRLHENARYFRSALIEAGFKPLPGETPIIPVILGETARAIQMSDMLLEEGVFVTGFGYPVVPQGHARVRCQVSAAHTREHLDFAIEAFRKTGRKLGVI